Proteins from a single region of Mycoplasmopsis edwardii:
- a CDS encoding thymidine kinase, translating to MTLKKPEGTLEVITGPMFSGKTEELLKRIKILEIAEIDTLVFKPAFDTRFDETKIVSRTGAKTKAVVIKESKEILEHWTPKYKAVAIDEVNFIDEGIFKVIDKLVLNGVRVIVSGLDMDFLRRPFGVTPGLLAVADEIKKLKAVCLVCKSDAAFSFRKESNNELNVLGDDEYEARCRRCHILGEKEKAKKNK from the coding sequence ATGACATTAAAAAAACCAGAAGGTACTTTAGAAGTTATTACAGGACCAATGTTTTCAGGTAAAACTGAAGAGTTATTAAAAAGAATTAAGATTTTAGAGATTGCCGAAATTGATACTTTAGTTTTTAAACCAGCCTTTGATACAAGATTTGACGAAACAAAAATTGTAAGTAGAACAGGCGCAAAAACAAAAGCAGTTGTTATCAAAGAATCGAAAGAGATTTTAGAGCACTGAACACCTAAATATAAAGCAGTTGCTATTGATGAAGTAAACTTTATTGATGAAGGTATTTTTAAAGTAATTGATAAACTTGTTTTAAATGGTGTAAGAGTTATTGTAAGTGGTCTAGATATGGACTTCTTAAGGAGACCTTTCGGTGTTACTCCAGGTCTTTTGGCAGTTGCTGATGAAATTAAAAAGTTAAAAGCTGTTTGTTTAGTATGTAAATCAGATGCTGCATTTTCATTTAGAAAAGAATCGAATAATGAATTAAATGTTCTTGGTGATGATGAGTATGAAGCACGTTGCAGAAGATGTCATATCTTAGGTGAAAAAGAAAAAGCTAAGAAAAATAAATAA
- a CDS encoding deoxynucleoside kinase translates to MLIGISGMISSGKSTLTKKLHEHFNSSLMLEEYEENNVVFNTFLKWLYQKQPNLTMGFQTYVVENHTTKLAEIIQKFKDLGKDFKKDHIFLDRFSIEHYIFANVNLQAKGKSYLDGYDALFEHLITKEETPDLAIYLDMSYETFEKRLFERGRAVEIDNYQLNKPYFEQLYALYKTLFEKQAAKYNLNYVVINTNSLNEEQVFQKALEIINNFDLSKVNRK, encoded by the coding sequence ATGTTAATTGGAATAAGCGGAATGATAAGTAGTGGAAAAAGCACACTTACTAAAAAATTACACGAACACTTTAATAGTTCTTTAATGTTAGAGGAGTATGAAGAAAACAATGTAGTCTTTAATACATTTTTAAAATGACTTTATCAAAAACAACCTAATTTAACTATGGGATTTCAAACTTACGTTGTTGAAAACCATACAACAAAGTTAGCTGAAATTATTCAAAAATTCAAAGACTTAGGTAAAGACTTCAAAAAAGATCACATCTTTTTAGATAGATTTAGTATCGAACACTATATTTTTGCTAACGTTAATTTACAAGCAAAGGGTAAATCATATTTAGATGGTTATGATGCATTGTTTGAGCACTTAATCACAAAAGAAGAAACACCAGATTTAGCTATTTATTTAGATATGAGCTATGAAACATTTGAAAAAAGGTTATTCGAACGTGGTAGAGCTGTTGAAATTGATAATTATCAATTAAATAAGCCATATTTTGAACAGCTTTATGCTCTATATAAAACATTATTTGAAAAACAAGCAGCTAAATATAATTTAAACTATGTTGTTATTAATACTAACTCATTAAATGAAGAACAAGTCTTCCAAAAGGCTTTAGAAATCATCAATAACTTCGATTTAAGCAAGGTAAATAGAAAATAA
- a CDS encoding type 2 periplasmic-binding domain-containing protein — translation MESIKNFFSFKNIKNILILTFSIIGFVIVSLLIGIKISSPFRPAFFNYKSYMSKANIDTINEKYEYKTFNEVDEFTVALNNNKAIAGIGSDFQAITLIKKGFIQKINFEKLLNRQQPIKNQKELKEILKQIYTPAVFAHLESYDEELLTDEYGNNFTEPKHLWEYFVPYFHQEGVLAVNKLKSKKKNVEINEELFNQNLKELSSKSKLTNFNEQISSYSLFNMLNAIQKNGYDNLLITDAVRVNMLYGSPFQFKDNKIISNYGEIVDENNYKTLVNSFIDLITTSTNKAIDDSKISFNGDGQEILRTLLDMNRQDIDSSIMFNGDALDAYFSEDNELEYTDENGKKQVIPNGSIEVFEFAENILFADGLVVANNISRSSEDELYKTLRNSFYANIDATSHTSNEKYQVSLYDEYLNNAFRDKFIETYDSIAINSQGAVEFNNFKNNLVEIFKTTINKDLEDGDLLKYNAFVETRILNDPIYKSVFINILELEKEISNEDFITSVSFALSHIDFDNEKWASILETKYQNLENFAFVNYTPSILAEYELVKRNYFINEDNTYDKKAISIFEVNDNGGRTKHKRLSGASEKVQSLLNTYYYLKIKH, via the coding sequence ATGGAGAGCATAAAGAATTTTTTCTCTTTTAAAAACATAAAAAATATTTTAATTTTAACTTTTTCAATCATAGGATTTGTAATTGTTTCATTACTTATTGGAATTAAAATTTCTAGCCCATTTAGACCAGCATTTTTCAATTATAAGTCATATATGAGCAAAGCTAATATTGACACAATCAATGAAAAATATGAATACAAAACATTTAATGAAGTTGATGAATTTACAGTTGCATTAAACAACAATAAAGCAATTGCTGGAATTGGAAGTGATTTCCAAGCGATCACATTAATTAAAAAAGGATTTATTCAGAAGATTAATTTTGAAAAACTTTTAAATAGACAACAACCAATTAAAAATCAAAAAGAATTAAAAGAAATTTTAAAACAAATTTATACACCTGCTGTTTTTGCACACTTAGAAAGTTATGATGAAGAACTTTTAACAGATGAGTATGGTAATAATTTTACAGAACCAAAACACTTATGAGAGTATTTTGTGCCTTATTTCCACCAAGAAGGTGTACTTGCTGTAAATAAACTTAAATCAAAGAAAAAGAATGTTGAAATTAATGAAGAATTATTCAATCAAAACTTAAAAGAATTATCAAGTAAATCAAAACTTACCAATTTTAATGAGCAAATTTCAAGTTACTCATTATTCAACATGCTTAATGCTATCCAAAAAAATGGATATGATAATTTATTAATTACTGATGCAGTTAGAGTTAATATGCTATATGGATCTCCATTTCAATTTAAAGATAACAAAATCATTTCAAATTATGGTGAAATAGTAGATGAAAATAACTATAAAACTTTAGTAAATAGTTTTATCGATTTAATAACTACATCAACAAATAAAGCAATTGATGATAGTAAAATTTCATTTAATGGTGATGGTCAAGAAATCTTAAGAACTCTTTTAGATATGAATAGACAAGATATTGACTCATCAATTATGTTTAATGGTGATGCTTTAGATGCTTATTTTTCAGAAGATAATGAATTAGAATACACTGACGAAAATGGTAAAAAACAAGTTATTCCAAATGGTTCAATTGAAGTTTTTGAATTCGCAGAAAACATTTTATTCGCTGATGGTCTAGTTGTTGCTAATAATATTTCAAGATCAAGTGAAGACGAATTATACAAAACACTAAGAAATAGTTTTTATGCGAATATTGATGCTACTTCCCACACAAGCAATGAGAAATATCAAGTATCACTTTATGACGAATATTTAAATAATGCCTTTAGAGATAAATTTATTGAAACATATGATTCTATAGCCATAAATTCACAAGGAGCTGTTGAATTTAATAATTTCAAAAATAACTTAGTTGAAATTTTCAAAACGACTATTAATAAAGATTTAGAAGATGGGGACTTATTAAAATACAATGCATTTGTAGAAACAAGAATTTTAAATGATCCAATTTATAAATCAGTTTTTATTAATATTCTTGAATTAGAAAAAGAAATTTCAAATGAAGACTTCATAACTTCAGTTTCGTTTGCATTATCACACATTGACTTTGATAACGAAAAATGAGCATCAATTTTAGAAACTAAATACCAAAACCTCGAAAACTTCGCTTTTGTTAACTATACACCAAGTATTCTTGCTGAATATGAGTTAGTAAAAAGAAATTACTTCATTAATGAAGACAATACATATGATAAAAAAGCAATTAGTATTTTTGAAGTTAATGACAATGGTGGTAGAACAAAACATAAAAGACTTTCTGGCGCAAGTGAGAAAGTTCAATCACTTTTAAACACATATTATTACTTAAAAATTAAACACTAA
- a CDS encoding deoxynucleoside kinase — MVIAISGMIGSGKSTLSKELSNIYNNSILVEEFSDNDEVFNTFLKWVYEQEPNIDIAFQSYIIESLSDTFKKEEETFLNKFESHKKAYMFLDRFNIEHYIFAIVTLEKKQQKYLKAFDILFRHIIDTRDNPDLAIFLDANFEVIKERILSRGRKVEVDNFEINEPYFQRLHELYKELFVKLCTFYNIPYRIINTNFKKDYEVLEEAEQIINNFDFSQSKRLK, encoded by the coding sequence ATGGTTATTGCTATCAGCGGAATGATAGGAAGCGGGAAAAGCACGCTTTCTAAGGAATTAAGTAATATCTACAATAATTCAATTTTAGTTGAAGAATTTAGTGATAATGATGAAGTATTTAATACCTTTTTAAAATGAGTTTATGAACAGGAACCAAACATTGATATAGCATTTCAATCTTATATTATTGAATCTTTATCAGACACATTTAAAAAAGAAGAAGAAACTTTTTTAAACAAATTTGAGAGCCATAAAAAAGCTTATATGTTTTTAGATAGATTTAATATCGAACACTATATTTTTGCTATTGTAACTCTTGAGAAAAAACAACAAAAGTATTTAAAGGCTTTTGATATTCTTTTTAGACATATAATAGACACAAGAGATAATCCTGATTTAGCTATTTTCTTAGATGCTAATTTTGAGGTTATTAAGGAAAGAATATTATCAAGAGGTAGAAAAGTTGAAGTTGATAACTTCGAAATAAATGAGCCATATTTCCAAAGATTACATGAACTTTATAAAGAATTATTTGTTAAATTATGTACTTTTTATAATATTCCTTACAGAATAATTAACACTAATTTTAAAAAAGATTATGAAGTTTTAGAAGAAGCAGAGCAAATTATTAATAATTTTGACTTTTCACAATCAAAACGTCTTAAATAA
- a CDS encoding putative immunoglobulin-blocking virulence protein gives MLSRKKKVFILAAATGAVAPLSIGVVHSLLSSNNKEYKFNIKGSAKTFVDNDTADISKAVNGSFDSNLPRKPKEPEPIKKPEPKPITPVVEVPIVEEPQPETKPEPKPEPAPIPTPQPEPQPIPEPEPIPVPTPEPEPVPKPQPEPEPISDVNVPIYVAPEPKPQPEEIEKEIRTRKKIKKDEIEYFADIVEFPPRKDKKSDVERGITNRVPYRAEILPDVENISGALTEENIRNSVNRAIRHGKSSDQFFGKGSTYREVLENDDKPIEEKIAHYNADGNSPEHFSSLWFRYYRLLKGGPDVLKKYLDEEGLKNLDKWWNDKRIFSWTPPRAYEPKKIPLGHLLLIMHIDHTKITKISDMVKRELEKGNVIPKDHGNVGVNENGEWEAYNYEPPINGVVGEIKRNNKFKRVLGNNNIWSRSAEDIERGKFHNWNDRDVTEFYRQKYGFGTIMKRGGGIYVTEYTRNEKIDGVDRDKAIVVTIDVLSKYAYENAEAVIKRFKEKEIEITGYRMKNIGKKGATQSMEKILSALPKKLPMLELFFESKNTSDLKYLKNKEIDELSMISNSKVNTLADDWAFNPWALNKVAWVNMADYNVSSDYNKDLTIYSRITFDNLAFDPEDYKEGDLTAINNGLRMAYWVRNNERIFQGGFGPGLKPDRDAGGNSYPMGIDLSRIPQMKTLRGLIFYNEDNPSQIRKLNKIKLFNDSDTWTVSTVEMNEAQFADILVTSQPQMPRSKIMFSNGSTTQKIKILPTRNTISLNSDGIRHLKTLLSYSENMQLSISKTEIIVPNGATSLFSTLKNAGFKVRFESADEDDLYIP, from the coding sequence ATGCTTTCAAGAAAGAAAAAAGTATTTATCTTAGCGGCTGCTACTGGCGCAGTTGCACCATTATCAATAGGGGTAGTACACTCTTTATTATCAAGTAATAACAAAGAATATAAATTTAACATTAAAGGGTCTGCAAAAACATTCGTCGATAATGATACTGCAGACATCTCAAAAGCTGTAAATGGTTCATTTGACTCAAATTTACCAAGAAAACCAAAAGAACCTGAACCAATAAAAAAACCAGAGCCAAAACCAATAACTCCGGTTGTTGAAGTCCCAATTGTAGAAGAACCTCAACCAGAGACAAAACCAGAGCCAAAGCCTGAACCAGCTCCAATTCCTACTCCTCAACCAGAACCTCAACCTATCCCAGAACCTGAACCAATTCCTGTTCCAACACCAGAGCCAGAGCCCGTTCCAAAACCTCAACCTGAACCGGAACCAATTTCGGATGTTAATGTTCCTATCTATGTTGCACCAGAACCAAAACCTCAACCAGAAGAAATTGAAAAAGAAATTAGAACAAGAAAGAAAATTAAAAAAGACGAAATTGAATACTTCGCTGATATTGTTGAGTTCCCTCCTAGAAAAGATAAAAAATCTGATGTTGAAAGAGGGATCACAAACCGTGTACCATATCGTGCTGAAATCTTACCTGATGTCGAAAATATATCAGGTGCTTTAACAGAAGAAAACATTAGAAATAGTGTTAATCGTGCAATTCGTCACGGTAAAAGCTCAGACCAATTCTTTGGTAAAGGCTCAACATATAGAGAAGTTTTAGAAAATGATGATAAACCAATTGAAGAAAAAATCGCACACTATAATGCTGATGGTAACTCTCCAGAACACTTTAGTAGTTTATGATTTAGATATTATAGACTTCTTAAAGGTGGACCAGATGTTCTTAAGAAATACCTTGATGAAGAGGGATTAAAAAATCTAGATAAGTGATGAAATGATAAAAGAATTTTCTCATGAACTCCGCCAAGAGCATATGAACCTAAAAAAATTCCATTAGGTCACTTACTTTTAATTATGCATATTGACCATACAAAAATTACAAAAATTAGTGATATGGTTAAGAGAGAGCTTGAAAAAGGTAATGTTATTCCTAAAGATCATGGTAATGTTGGTGTTAATGAAAACGGGGAATGAGAAGCTTATAACTATGAACCTCCAATTAACGGTGTTGTAGGTGAAATTAAACGTAATAATAAATTTAAACGTGTTCTTGGAAACAACAACATTTGATCTCGTTCAGCTGAAGATATAGAACGTGGAAAATTCCATAACTGAAATGATAGAGATGTTACTGAATTCTATCGTCAAAAATATGGTTTTGGCACAATAATGAAACGTGGTGGTGGTATTTATGTAACTGAATATACACGTAATGAAAAAATTGATGGTGTTGATAGAGACAAGGCCATTGTTGTTACTATTGACGTACTTTCAAAATATGCATATGAAAATGCTGAGGCCGTAATTAAAAGATTCAAAGAAAAAGAAATTGAAATTACTGGTTATAGAATGAAAAATATTGGTAAAAAAGGTGCAACACAAAGTATGGAAAAAATACTTTCAGCACTTCCAAAAAAATTACCAATGTTAGAATTATTCTTCGAATCTAAGAATACAAGTGACTTGAAATACTTAAAAAACAAAGAAATTGATGAACTATCAATGATTTCAAACAGTAAAGTTAATACTTTAGCAGATGACTGAGCATTTAATCCATGAGCTCTTAATAAAGTTGCATGAGTAAATATGGCAGACTACAATGTTTCAAGTGATTACAATAAAGATTTAACAATTTATTCACGTATAACATTTGATAATCTTGCTTTTGACCCCGAAGACTATAAAGAAGGTGATTTAACAGCTATTAATAATGGTCTTAGAATGGCGTATTGAGTAAGAAATAATGAACGTATTTTCCAAGGTGGATTTGGACCTGGATTAAAACCAGATAGAGATGCTGGCGGTAACTCTTATCCAATGGGAATTGATTTAAGTAGAATACCTCAAATGAAAACACTTCGTGGTCTAATTTTCTATAATGAAGATAATCCATCGCAAATACGTAAACTTAATAAAATTAAATTATTTAATGATAGTGATACATGAACTGTTTCTACTGTTGAAATGAATGAAGCCCAATTCGCTGATATTCTAGTAACAAGTCAACCACAAATGCCTCGTTCAAAAATTATGTTTAGTAATGGAAGCACAACTCAAAAAATCAAAATTTTACCAACAAGAAATACAATTAGTCTTAATTCAGATGGTATAAGACATCTTAAAACATTATTATCATATTCAGAAAATATGCAACTTAGCATAAGTAAAACAGAAATCATTGTTCCAAACGGTGCAACAAGTTTATTTTCAACATTAAAAAATGCTGGATTTAAAGTTAGATTTGAATCAGCTGATGAAGATGATCTTTACATCCCATAA
- a CDS encoding ABC transporter ATP-binding protein gives MNNKDVNKSLKRIFSYLWINNKFLLIIGVLLYLLATGGMLYNQVFIGKVIIDMVLKDYLATNDASNFNWSFFYLVIAFSALWFLGSIIFKFLGNFILSYITFKTMKLIQDNLYYKIQKLPMGYLNKELKGVIIASFNSDIETLKNFFRDVIPNSINSIITLIVSVIVMFIMSWQLSLIILCFMLIIFITSFFISRKSKKSFAKEREINAKISGYVEEILSGFSTNKIFNNASEVIDKHNKLTEEYRKRSKIAYTYSGIFFPLSFNLGLLGYASVAVFGAIITLKGRYEGVGLTIGTLIAFTQFSKSFANPIGTIMLSSNDILRALAGAKRIFSIMDQPEEKDLGSYYIENKPNNHKVWKNINVPNFEKEVNGEIIFSNVSFKYEDKYILKNISFNVNKGQKIALVGPTGAGKTTIINLIGRFYEINEGEILIDGININDIKLHSLRNTLGFVLQETQLFTDTIAKNVAYGSNNEIINYEDINQALKNSNFDRHLEKFNNDTNTILKNSGNFLSQGQKQLLAISRVNYKKPSIIIMDEATSNVDSLTEKEIQESMNNLTINSTSIIIAHRLSTIKDCDNILVINDGQILEQGNHEQLINSKGKYFELVKHQNNLG, from the coding sequence ATGAATAATAAAGATGTAAATAAATCTCTAAAAAGGATTTTTAGTTATCTATGAATAAATAACAAGTTTTTATTAATTATTGGTGTTTTACTTTATCTACTAGCAACAGGTGGTATGTTATACAACCAAGTATTTATCGGTAAAGTTATTATCGATATGGTTTTGAAAGATTATTTAGCAACAAATGATGCATCGAATTTTAATTGAAGTTTCTTTTATTTGGTAATAGCTTTTTCAGCATTATGATTTTTAGGATCAATTATCTTTAAATTTTTAGGTAACTTTATATTAAGTTACATTACCTTTAAAACAATGAAACTAATTCAAGATAACTTATATTATAAAATTCAAAAATTGCCTATGGGTTATCTAAACAAAGAGTTAAAAGGAGTCATTATTGCGAGCTTTAACTCTGATATAGAAACATTAAAAAACTTTTTTAGAGATGTTATACCAAACAGTATAAACTCAATAATTACTTTAATTGTCTCAGTTATTGTAATGTTTATTATGAGTTGACAACTTTCATTAATTATTTTATGTTTTATGTTGATCATCTTCATTACAAGCTTTTTTATCTCAAGAAAGTCTAAAAAATCTTTTGCTAAAGAAAGAGAAATCAATGCTAAAATTTCAGGATATGTTGAGGAGATTCTTTCAGGATTTAGCACAAATAAAATCTTTAATAATGCTAGCGAAGTAATTGATAAACATAACAAACTAACAGAAGAATATCGTAAAAGAAGCAAAATAGCTTATACATACTCTGGTATATTTTTTCCATTATCGTTCAACTTAGGGTTATTAGGATATGCCTCTGTCGCTGTTTTTGGTGCCATTATTACTCTGAAAGGTAGATACGAGGGTGTTGGTTTAACAATTGGAACTTTAATTGCTTTTACACAATTCTCAAAAAGTTTTGCAAACCCAATAGGGACAATAATGCTTAGTTCAAATGATATTTTAAGAGCACTAGCAGGTGCAAAAAGAATTTTTTCAATTATGGATCAACCTGAAGAAAAAGATCTAGGAAGCTACTATATTGAAAACAAACCAAATAATCATAAAGTTTGAAAAAATATAAATGTTCCAAACTTTGAAAAAGAAGTTAATGGAGAAATTATTTTTAGTAATGTTAGTTTTAAATATGAAGATAAGTATATATTAAAAAACATTTCTTTTAATGTTAATAAAGGTCAAAAAATTGCATTAGTTGGGCCAACTGGCGCAGGTAAAACAACAATTATTAACTTAATTGGAAGATTTTATGAAATTAATGAAGGCGAAATATTAATTGATGGAATTAATATAAATGATATTAAACTTCATTCACTTAGAAATACTTTAGGGTTTGTTTTACAAGAAACACAATTATTTACAGATACAATTGCAAAAAACGTTGCATATGGATCAAATAACGAAATAATTAATTATGAAGATATTAATCAAGCTTTAAAAAACTCAAATTTTGATCGTCATTTAGAAAAATTTAATAATGATACAAATACCATCTTAAAGAACTCAGGTAACTTTTTATCACAAGGTCAAAAACAACTATTAGCTATTTCTAGAGTAAATTACAAAAAACCAAGTATCATAATTATGGATGAAGCCACATCTAATGTCGATTCACTAACAGAAAAAGAAATTCAAGAATCAATGAATAATTTAACTATTAACTCAACCTCAATAATCATCGCACACAGATTAAGTACAATTAAAGATTGTGATAATATCTTAGTCATAAATGATGGGCAAATCCTTGAACAAGGCAATCATGAACAATTAATCAATTCAAAAGGTAAGTATTTTGAATTAGTTAAACATCAAAATAATTTAGGTTAA
- a CDS encoding glucose-6-phosphate isomerase: protein MLKYLNLDVKNALKDGVKTLDNLQTKVTQIHNDVHKKEVAEKDWLGWYDLPNKYDKDEFIRMYNKSQEWKKQGVELVVVIGIGGSYLGAKSGYDFIYGPYSIKKPDMELMFAGNDISAEALVAKLQYAKNKKFAINVISKSGTTLEPSIAFREFRNLLEKKEGEKASSLIAATTDKAKGVLFELSVKKGYEKFIIPDDVGGRFSVLTPVGLFPFMCAGIDASKVLKGAQETNEQLSSDKLELNPAYLYAATRYFLHTEKGFDIEMMVSYEPKLQYFAEWWKQLFGESEGKDGKGIWPTSSIFSTDLHSLGQMIQEGNKILFETVLTLKNTSENIYFEKDQNDYDKLNYLAGNNLHNVNNVAFEATTKAHTEVGNVPNIHLLFDSFNEETLGALFMFFERALTMSAYLLGVNPFNQPGVEVYKKNMFSILEKK from the coding sequence ATGTTAAAATATTTAAATTTAGATGTTAAAAATGCCCTTAAAGACGGTGTTAAAACTTTAGATAACTTACAAACAAAAGTAACACAAATTCACAATGATGTTCACAAAAAAGAAGTGGCAGAAAAAGATTGATTAGGTTGATATGACTTGCCTAATAAATATGATAAAGATGAATTTATTAGAATGTACAACAAATCACAAGAATGAAAAAAACAAGGTGTAGAACTTGTTGTTGTGATTGGTATTGGTGGTTCATACTTAGGTGCTAAGTCAGGATATGATTTTATATATGGACCATATTCAATTAAAAAACCAGATATGGAGTTAATGTTTGCTGGTAATGATATTTCAGCTGAGGCACTTGTAGCAAAATTACAATATGCTAAAAACAAAAAATTCGCTATTAATGTTATTTCAAAATCAGGTACAACTTTAGAACCTTCAATCGCTTTTAGAGAGTTCAGAAACCTTTTAGAGAAAAAAGAAGGTGAAAAAGCTAGTTCATTAATAGCTGCAACAACAGATAAAGCTAAAGGTGTATTATTTGAATTATCAGTTAAAAAAGGATATGAAAAATTCATTATTCCTGATGATGTTGGTGGTAGATTTTCAGTTCTTACACCAGTTGGATTGTTCCCATTCATGTGTGCTGGAATAGATGCTTCAAAAGTATTAAAAGGTGCTCAAGAAACAAATGAACAACTTTCTTCAGATAAACTAGAATTAAACCCTGCTTATTTATATGCTGCAACTAGATATTTCTTACACACTGAAAAAGGTTTTGATATTGAAATGATGGTTTCTTATGAACCTAAATTACAATATTTTGCTGAATGATGAAAACAATTATTTGGTGAATCAGAAGGTAAAGATGGTAAGGGTATTTGACCAACAAGTTCTATTTTTTCAACAGATTTACACTCATTAGGACAAATGATTCAAGAAGGTAATAAAATTCTTTTCGAAACAGTATTAACCTTAAAAAATACTAGTGAAAACATTTACTTTGAAAAAGATCAAAATGATTATGATAAATTAAACTACCTAGCAGGAAACAACTTGCACAATGTTAATAATGTTGCTTTTGAAGCTACAACAAAAGCACATACAGAAGTTGGAAATGTCCCAAATATTCACTTATTATTTGATAGCTTTAATGAAGAAACATTGGGTGCATTATTCATGTTCTTCGAAAGAGCCTTAACAATGAGTGCATACCTATTAGGTGTTAACCCATTTAATCAACCAGGTGTAGAAGTTTACAAAAAAAATATGTTTAGTATTCTTGAAAAGAAATAA